From Niallia sp. Man26:
TTTGCAAGGGCCACATGGAAACATATTAGAGCAAATGGCGTTAGAAGGAAGCCAAGTCTATCGAATTAGGGAAGTAATTGAGTATATTAAACGTCACTACGTCGAAGCTTTTCGGATAGAAGAGCTTGCGGAAAAGGTAAATATGAGTGTGGCGACACTGCATCGGTACTTCAAACAAGTTACAGCAATGAGCCCGATACAATTCCAAAAGAACTTAAGGCTGCAGGAAGCAAGGAGGCGTTTATTGGCAGAAGCAACAGACGCAGCAGAAGTTGCCTTCCAGGTCGGCTATGAAAGTCCGTCCCAGTTCAGCCGAGAGTATTCCCGAATGTTTGGGCTACCGCCTAAAGAAGACATTAAACAGCTTAGGGAAAATCAAGTACACAGCAAAAATGCCTAATAGTAAAAAGCGGACCGAATTCATGAGTTCGGTCCGCTTTTTCTTATAAAGAATTATACGTGCTATCACTTACAGGCTCCAGCCACTCTGTTTCTCCCGGTGTCAAAGCAAGATGGACAAACCAGCTGTCCTTGGTTGCCCCATGCCAATGTTTTGTATTAGCTGGTATATTGACTACGTCTCCAGCTTTAAGAAGCTGAGCCGTTTTCCCTTCTTCTTGGTACCAGCCTTCGCCGCCAGTAACTAACAATACTTGCCCGACTTTATGTGAATGCCAGTTATTGCGCGCACCTGGAGCAAATGTAACATTACCGATGGAAGTATTAAGGGGACTTGGGTCTGTGAAAACCATCTGTAAATAGGCATCCCCGCTAAAATTTGCTGTTACTTTTTCTCCTCGTGGAAAAATGATGCTGTAATTCAACTGTTCGTTTTCCATATTATTACCTGCCTTCTTCTGATTCGTAGATTGATTTCGCGATGTTGAATGCTGACCAGGCTTTTGGCCAACCAGCATAAAATGCAAGATGTGTAATTATTTCGGCGATTTCTTCCTTTGTTATTCCATTAGCCTTTGCCTTATGCAAATGGGGTGTTAACTGTTCAAAGTTGCCGCCTGCTAATAATGCGGAAACTGTTATCATGCTGCGGTCCCGGGGTGAGAGCTCTTTTTCTCTTGACCAAACCTCTCCGAATAGCACATCATCATTTAACTCAGCAAATTTTGGAGCAAAATCTCCTAATAAATCTCGTCCAGCTGTTTGTTTTTCCGCCATTTAGCTCATTCCTTTCTTAAACTATCGCTTTACAAGATGAAGTATAGACCTTAAAGTGTACTTTAAGGCAAGGGAATGGATGATAGTTTTTAAGAAAATCGTTTATTTTTTTAAGCATTTACATAAGTGAATGCTGTTAAAAGCAATATACAAATAGAGGTGGACCATTTGACTTATTCTATTGGAGAGTTTGCTAAGATTATCGGTGTAACATCAAGCATGCTCAGATACTACGAAAAAGAAGGGCTATTAACTCCCGGACGAGATGAAAATAATCTGCGGGAATATACAGAACAGGATATTGGCTGGGTTCAATTCTTGCTGCATTTAAAGAGTTCCGGCATGTCGATTACAGAGCTGAAACAATATACAAATTGGCGTGCAATAGGCGAATCGACTATTTTAGAAAGAAAAGATCTTCTCGAAAAACGGAAAAGTCTTCTAGCAAAGCAAATACAAGAGCTGCAGGAAAGTATGAATATCTTAACCAGTAAAATTGAATTTTATCAAGATCAGCTAGACGGTAACAAATACGATTTTGTTCTTTATCATCATGAAAAGTCAAAATAAGGCTAATGGGCATAAACCCATTAGCCTTATAATTTCTTCTATATGTAGCATCCTAAAGAGGCTGTTTTAAAAAAAATTGTTGTAAAAAAGTAAGAGTAATTGCTGAAAGTGCTTTTATTTGGTATGATAACTAACGACCGTTCGTTAGAATGGTTTCGCAAATAAAAGATTACATCTTACTAGGGAAGTGAGTGCATATGCAAAAACCAATCAAAGAACAAAAAATGGTTTTAGTTATTTTATTAAGCAATCTTTTTATCGTATTTTTAGGAATAGGCTTGATTATTCCTGTCATGCCTTCTTTCATGA
This genomic window contains:
- a CDS encoding cupin domain-containing protein, whose amino-acid sequence is MENEQLNYSIIFPRGEKVTANFSGDAYLQMVFTDPSPLNTSIGNVTFAPGARNNWHSHKVGQVLLVTGGEGWYQEEGKTAQLLKAGDVVNIPANTKHWHGATKDSWFVHLALTPGETEWLEPVSDSTYNSL
- a CDS encoding MerR family transcriptional regulator, whose protein sequence is MTYSIGEFAKIIGVTSSMLRYYEKEGLLTPGRDENNLREYTEQDIGWVQFLLHLKSSGMSITELKQYTNWRAIGESTILERKDLLEKRKSLLAKQIQELQESMNILTSKIEFYQDQLDGNKYDFVLYHHEKSK
- a CDS encoding carboxymuconolactone decarboxylase family protein, which translates into the protein MAEKQTAGRDLLGDFAPKFAELNDDVLFGEVWSREKELSPRDRSMITVSALLAGGNFEQLTPHLHKAKANGITKEEIAEIITHLAFYAGWPKAWSAFNIAKSIYESEEGR